One Ilumatobacter coccineus YM16-304 genomic window, TCGGAATGAGCGAGATACTCCGCCCGCACCTCGTCAGGCAGACCCCGTCCGGCAGCGCTGATCGCGTCGAGATGCTTCGCCGTCAGGTCACCGGTCGCCAGCGCGTCTTCGAGGTGAGGTTGGTCGTCGCACAACTCGTCACGGGTGGTCACGTCACGGGCGTCGCGACCGCTGTGACCGGCCGAGTTGACGAGCGCCGACTCGGGCGCCTCGGAACGCCCCTGTTCAGTGAGCCGGCGGAGCTGGCGCGCTGCTCGCAACTCGATCGAGTCGAGCCACGCCCGAACCCGTTTGGTTGCGTCGAGCAACTCGAGCGTCTCGTCGCGAGACATCGAGTCGGGGTCGGCGGCACCGAGAGCGGACCACGCCGCTCGAGTGCTCTCGGGAATCATGGGTTGTCTCCGATCTGTGGGTGAACGAGATCGGGGGAGTCGGTACTGCCCATCAAAGCAGAGGGGTGTATCACAGTTGTCGGGAACGGCCGGTCGACGCTCGACTCCCTGGACACGAGGGCGACAGGTCACCGAGACGCGACATCTCGCGAAGCGATCCGGGCCGTCCGCCCACCGAACACACCGACCAAGCCGAACACACCGACCAAGCCGACCAGACCGTCCAGACCGTCCAGACTGACCAGGCCGACCAGCCGACCAGATCCACCGGCCCGACCAAGCCGACCAGACCCACCAGACCGACCGGCCGACCGGCCGACCAAGCCGACCTGCCCGTTCAGACTGTCCAGACCGTCCAGAGCGCCCAGACCGTCCAGGCTGACCAGGCCGTCGAGCCGGGCACGCCGCAGACGGCGCGATCACCAGCGCAGCCCGTCGCCGACACCTCACGCCGCGACAGACACGCCAGCACCCCACCCCGGAGAGCGGCAACGAGCCCGACCCGGGCCGGTCAGGCGTCGAAGTGGAGCGTCGACGTCAGGTCTCGCGGTCAATCGTCGACGTCAGGTCTCGCGTCCGAGCACCGCGAACAGGCGTCGAAGTGGAGCGTCGACGTCAGGTCTCGCGGTCAATCGTCGACGTCACCCCCGCGTCCGAGCACCGCGATCAGGCGTCTGGGTAGGCGCCCACGTGGTCGCGCACGCGCTCTTGCAGGTGTCGCGCCCGCACCTCTTGATAGTTGCCCAGCGTCTGCCCGCGCTTGTTGCTCGACCGGAAACCCCGAGTCTGCGCGGCCATGTTCGCAGTGTCCTGGTCGTACACGCGTCCCAGGCCGCCGAGCCCTTCGGCGATCGTGTAGCTGTCGTCGATGTCGAGTTCGATCACCTCGGGTGGCATCGGTGCCGGACCGTCGACCGGTCGCGGCCGCATCATCAGCAGGTCGAAGTAGCTGTGATCGATCGAGTCAGGGTCGGGCCGGAATCGGTAGACCATCGGCAACTGCAGGCCGGGGAACAGGAACGTGTTGGGGAAGACGAAGTACTCGATCGAGTCGAGCGTCATCGCCTGGCTCAACCCGGAGTAGTCAAGTCCGTGCGCCTTGCTCATCTGCTCCTGCACCATCCGCGCGTGCCGGTCGCGCGCCCGCTCGCCCTCGTCGAGGGTGACCGGATCGGCGCCGCGCCGCACGACGAGTCGGTCCATCAACTCCTGTTCGGTGCGCGGCGGGTTGCGCAGCGGGCTGTTGAGCCCGGTGGTGTGGATGAAGCGAGACACGTTGGGTTCGAACACGTCGTACGCCGTGGTGACCTCGTCGCCGAGTTGGCCGGACGCGTGCGTCTCGCGCACGTGGTACGCCTCGAGAAACGCCTCGGCCGCGGCCTTCCAGTTGCACGGCAGGCGCTTGCGCACGTGCGTGTCGATGTAGCGATCTTCGAGCCCCCAGTCGGCCCAGTGCTCGGGCAGCACGCCGAGGTAGTCGTGCAGCGGCTCGGCCTGCGGGTCGAAGTTGACCCAGACGAATCCACCCCACGCGTCGACCGACAACTCGGGCAGGCGATGCGTCTCCTCGCCGACGTGCGGGAAGTCCCACTTCGCCGGGATCTCCTTGATGTCGCCGTCGAGCTCCCACGTCCACCCGTGGAACGGGCACCGGAGCGTGTTGCTGAACCCGCACGACCCCGGCGGCTTGAGCTGCGTGCCGCGGTGCATGCACGCGTTGTAGAAGGCACGGATCTGGAGGTCGTCGCCCCGCACGATCAGTGCGGAGTGCGGCCCGACGTCGTACACGTAGTAGTCGCCCGCTTCGGGGATGTGGTCGACGTGACACGCCCATTGCCAGGTGCGCGCCCACATCTTCTCGTACTCGGCCTCGGCGTACGACTCCGATGTGTAGACGGTCCAGGGGATGTCGTCGTCACCGCGGAACTCGTACGACTCCTCGAGGAGCGGTGCGGGCGGCGGGGCCGGATCGGCGCGCAGTTGGTCGTAGAGCGACGGCCCGATCTCTCGCGCCGCGCCGGGTGCGCTGCTGTCGTTGTGCTCGGTGACGGTCATGACGGCTCCAGTCGCTGCGAGGTGACCACCGCGAGGTCGGCGGCTGCGCCGACGACTCGGAAGTGATTCACCGATGACATGTCGAAAAGTAATCGACCGATTACAACCTGTCAATTATGATGAGTCGATGGCAGCGGGCGACACGGGAGAGCAACCCTCCCGCTCCGAGCACTCCACTCGCACCGACCACACCACTCGCACCGAACGCCCACCGCACGGCCACGAGCCGCCCGCACGATCGTCGACGGCCACGCGCTCCGACCTCGGTCGGCCCCGAACGTCGCAGCGCACTCCCGACGAGACCCGCGGCCGCCTGATCAGCGCCGCGATCGACGTGTTCCTCGACGTCGGCTACCAGCGCGCCTCCATCAAGGAGATCGCCACCCGCGCCGGCGTCACGAGCGGCACGATCTACCGACACTTCGACAACAAGGCCCACCTGTTGAGCGTCGCGATCGACACCGCGCTCTCGACGATGCGCACCCGACGCAACGATCCCGGCACCTCGCCGTGGTCACCGATCCGCGACGTGGTCGCCGACTACACCAACCCACAACTCGGGCCGCTGCGCGGGATCGCCGTGTTGATGCACGACGCGGCCGTCCACGACGACGAGACCCGCGAGCAACTGGTCGACCTGCAGTCGACCGCACACGCGCAGCTCACCGAACAGATCGGCGCCGCGATCGAGCGTGACGACCTGCCCGACGATCTCGACCCGGCACACGCGGCGAGCCTGCTCGTCGTGGTCGCCATGGGGCTGTCGCACCTCGAAGTGCTGCAGCCCGGCCTCATCGGCGACACCGCGTTCGCCGAATACGTCGAAGCCGCGATCGTGGCCGGCATCTCGTCGCCCCGACTCCGCGACCGCTCCCCCGAGTCCGAGACCACGAACAAGACCGAGGCCGAGACCGAGTCCGGGACCGAGGTCGGGTCCGAGACCGAGGCCGACACCGGGACCTGAACCGAACCCGAGCGGCCCCGAGCCGAGACCGACGGGCCCGACCACGACGACCACGACGACACGCCCGAACGCGACCACTGACGAGCGACGTCGCCCGGCCATCAGCCGCCGACACCGCGGTGTTACCGTCGTCACATGCCGACCGAATCGCTCGCACCGACCGACGCGCTGCCCTGGCACCTTCGGAACAACTGGGCGCCCGTGCTCGACGAGCGCACCGATCTCGACCTCCGTGTCGAGGGCGTGATCCCACCCGAGCTGCAGGGCACCTACGTCCGCACCGGCCCGAACCCAGCGTCGGGCGAATCCGACCACTGGTTCTTCGGCGACGGCATGTTGCACGGCGTCCGCCTCGCGAACGGCAAGGCCGAGTGGTATCGCAACCGTTTCATCCAGACGCCCAACATCACCGACCCGCTCGACGATCCGATGGGCGGCTTCGGCGACCTCACGCGCGGCACGGGCAACACACACGTCATGGCGCACAACAAGCAGCTGCTGTGCCTGGAGGAAGGGCACTGGCCGTGGATGGTCGACGGCGAACTCAACACGCTCGGCTACCAGAACTACGGCGGCGCGCTCACCTGCTCGATGACCGCGCACCCCAAGATCTGCCCCGTCACCGGTGAACTGCTCGCGTTCAGCTACACCAGCCCCGAGCCGCCATACCTCAACTACATCCGGATCAGCGCCGACGGCCAACTGCTGCAACTCGAGGGCATCGACATTCCGAACATGGTGATGATGCACGACTTCAACGTCACGCAACACCACGTGGTCTTCATGGACCTGCCGGTGTGCCTCAACCTCGGTGCGCTCGAGTCCGGCGTGCCGTTCCAGTTCGACCGCGACGCGGGCGCCCGCCTCGGGGTGATGCCCCGCAACGGCACCAACGCCGACGTGCGCTGGTTCGAGATCGACCCGTGCTACGTGTTCCACCCCGTCAACGCACACGAAGACGGCAACAAGATCGTGCTCCACGTCTCGCGCCAGCGCGAGGCATTCGGCGCGAGCAACGACGACTACACCGAGGTCGGCCGCCTGTGGAAGTGGACGATCGATCTCGACGCCGGCGTGGTGACCGAAGAACAGGTCGACGACCGCCCCGGCGACTTCGGTCGAGTCAACGACCGGATGGTCGGGCTCGACGCGCAGTACGGCTACGTCATGGCAATGGCCGGTGAAGGCAACGCCGAGGAGCCGGTCTACGGGTCGGCGCTGTGGAAGTACGACCTGCGCAGCGGCGCGTGCGTCGAGCATCACCTCGGCACCGGCGTACGCGGCGCGGAGCCGGTGTTCGCTCCCGCCGACGGGAATGGCGGCGAAGCTGGTGACGAAGACGCCGGCTGGGTCATCAGCCTCGTCCACGACACGAACTCCGACGAGTCCCGACTCGTGATCATCGACGCGCAGGACTTCTCCGCCGCACCGGTCGCCACCGTCCATCTCCCCCGGCGCATTCCGTACGGCGCACACGGCAGCTGGGTGCCCGACACCGCCCTGAGCTGACCGCTTGTTTCCCTTGGACCCGGTCCGAAGGAAACAAGCGGTCGCTCGTAGAGTCGACGGGATGACAGCCAGATGGCGCCGTTCCGCTCCCGGCCGGTACATCGACCTGGAGTGGCGCAACGGCGACATCTACCTCGAAGACGGGCCCGACGACTGGCCGCGGCGCGGCCACGAAGGCGTCGGCGGAACCTTCTCGCTGCACGAGATCCGCCGTCGCGGCGAAGAATGGTTCGAGGGGTACGACGGCCTCTACGACGACCTGCTCGACGACCTCGCTCCGCAACTCCAAGCGATCGAGACGCGCCACGGCGTCGTCGTCACGCTGAGCAACGATCTGGTGCCGCTCCCGACTCCCTGCCGCTTCGCGTTCGCTGGCTCCAAGGTCTACGTGTACCCGAGCACCGCCGAACCGATCGAGCACCTGACAGCCGCACCCGACGCGAGCCTGCTGATCACCGCACCCGACGCCGGGCCTGCTGGCGCCCACAGGTTCGCGTGGGCGCGCATCCAGGGCGCGGCGTCGGTGGTCGACGACCCCGAATGGGAACTCGACCGAGTGGCCGAACTGCTGGCCGAGAAGTACGGCGACGACGCATCGACAGTTGTCCCGACCATCCGCATCGACATCGCCGAATGGACGACCCACGTCCCGGATGTTTCCCCCTGACCAGGTCTGAGAGAAACAAGCGCTTGTTTCCCTTGGACCGGGTCTGAGGGAAACAAGCCAACTGCGAGCGACGCCCGCGCTCACATTCGGTACTGTTCGTCGGAGACAGAGGGGAGCCCGATGAACGTCATCACCATCGAAACCGCATCGCTGGGCGACCGGTCGTACATCGTCCACGACGGCAGCGTCGCACTCGTCGTCGACCCGCAACGCGACATCGATCGCGTGCTCGCGCACGCCGCAGACGCAGGCGTCGAGATCACCCACGTCGCAGAGACGCACGTGCACAACGACTACGTCAGCGGTGGGCTGACCCTCGCTCGCGTCACCGGTGCGACCTACCTCCACGCTGCCGCCGAGCCGCTCCGGTTCGACTATCACGAGGTGGCCGACGGTGACGTCGTCGACGTCGGGTCGATGCGCGTCGAGGTTCGCCACACGCCAGGCCACACCCCGCACCATCTCTCGTACATCGTCACCACCGACGGCACGCCGCCCGCCGCGTTCACCGGCGGGTCGATGCTCTACGGCACCGTCGGCCGCACCGACCTGATCGGACCGGAGTCGACCGACGAACTCGCACACGCGCAGTACCGGTCGGTGCACGCCCTCGCCGACACGCTCCCGGACGACACCATGATCTACCCGACGCACGGGTTCGGCAGCTTCTGCGCCTCGGTGTCGAGCGACGAGGAATCCGACGGCACCCTCGGCACCGAACGACACGCCAACATCGCGCTCACCGCATCCGACGAGGACGCCTTCGTGCGCGATCTCGTCGCCGGACTCGACGCGTTCCCGAAGTACTACGCGCAGATGGGTCCGCTCAACACCGCCGGCGCCACGGCGATCGACCTGTCGCCACCGGCCGAGGTCGACCCGGTCGAACTGGCCCGCCGCATCCACCGCGGCGAGTGGGTCGTCGACCTCCGGAAGCGACGTGACTTCGCCGAGTCGCACCTCGCCGGCACGATCGGCATCGAACTCGCCGACGGCTTCTCGACCTACCTCGGCTGGCTGCTCCCCTGGGGCATGCCCGTCACGCTCCTGGCCGACACCCGCGACGAGATCACCGAAGCGCAGCAGCAGCTCGCCCGCATCGGCATCGACCGACCGACCGGCGCAGCCGACGGTGGCATCGGCTCGTGGTCACCCGACGCCGACCGGAGCTCGTTCGGCGTCGTCACGTTCGCCGACCTCCGCGACCTCGACGAGCCGACCGTGCTCGACACACGTCGCAACGGCGAGTACGCCGACAGCCACCTGCGAGGTGCAACACACATCCCGCTGCACGAACTTCTCAGTCGACTCGACGAGGTCCCCGACGGCGTGGTGTACGTCCACTGCAAGAGCGGCTACCGCGCCAGCATCGCCACCTCGCTCCTCGACCGCGCCGGACACGACGTCGTGCTGATCGACGACAGCTTCGACAACGCGACCGACTCCGGCATCGCCGTCGACTGATCGCGAGCGGCGACGAGCTCGCTGGCGGCCCGCTCCCGCTGCGGCGACCGGGATCAGCGCAGCGTCGGGTCGGCCGCTTCGCGCTCGGCGAACTGCTTGCTGGTGTCGTAGCCCGAGTCGATGTTCTCCTGCGCACGACGCAGCCAACCGCGACCGGTGTAGGTCTCGTAGCGCGGCTCCTCGCCGGCGTCGAGCAACTCGGGGATCGGTCCGATCACGGCATCGAGGTCGGGCTTGAAGAAGAACGGCGCCGACATGCGCGGCCGCTCCTCCGCCGGATTCTTCGGGGCGAGCACGCGGTGCGGCGTGGCGCGCAACTTGTCGTTGGTCCAGCGCGCCATGAGCTCGCCGATGTTGACGACGAACGTTCCCGGCACCGGCACGACGTTCCGCCAGCCCTCGCCGCGCTGATGCAACTGCAGCGAGCCCGGCCCTTCGTCCTGATAGAGGATGGTGAAGATGTCTTCGTCGGTGTGAGCGGGGAAACGGAACGGCGACGGCTCGTGGCCCGAGTCGATGTCGTTGGAGTAGTAGTTGGCCGCGAGCGTCGACGGCGAGAACTTCACGTGCGGAGCGAACCAACCGTCGGCGAGACCCAACCCGCGTTCGAAGGCGC contains:
- a CDS encoding TetR/AcrR family transcriptional regulator codes for the protein MAAGDTGEQPSRSEHSTRTDHTTRTERPPHGHEPPARSSTATRSDLGRPRTSQRTPDETRGRLISAAIDVFLDVGYQRASIKEIATRAGVTSGTIYRHFDNKAHLLSVAIDTALSTMRTRRNDPGTSPWSPIRDVVADYTNPQLGPLRGIAVLMHDAAVHDDETREQLVDLQSTAHAQLTEQIGAAIERDDLPDDLDPAHAASLLVVVAMGLSHLEVLQPGLIGDTAFAEYVEAAIVAGISSPRLRDRSPESETTNKTEAETESGTEVGSETEADTGT
- a CDS encoding carotenoid oxygenase family protein, producing MPTESLAPTDALPWHLRNNWAPVLDERTDLDLRVEGVIPPELQGTYVRTGPNPASGESDHWFFGDGMLHGVRLANGKAEWYRNRFIQTPNITDPLDDPMGGFGDLTRGTGNTHVMAHNKQLLCLEEGHWPWMVDGELNTLGYQNYGGALTCSMTAHPKICPVTGELLAFSYTSPEPPYLNYIRISADGQLLQLEGIDIPNMVMMHDFNVTQHHVVFMDLPVCLNLGALESGVPFQFDRDAGARLGVMPRNGTNADVRWFEIDPCYVFHPVNAHEDGNKIVLHVSRQREAFGASNDDYTEVGRLWKWTIDLDAGVVTEEQVDDRPGDFGRVNDRMVGLDAQYGYVMAMAGEGNAEEPVYGSALWKYDLRSGACVEHHLGTGVRGAEPVFAPADGNGGEAGDEDAGWVISLVHDTNSDESRLVIIDAQDFSAAPVATVHLPRRIPYGAHGSWVPDTALS
- a CDS encoding MBL fold metallo-hydrolase translates to MNVITIETASLGDRSYIVHDGSVALVVDPQRDIDRVLAHAADAGVEITHVAETHVHNDYVSGGLTLARVTGATYLHAAAEPLRFDYHEVADGDVVDVGSMRVEVRHTPGHTPHHLSYIVTTDGTPPAAFTGGSMLYGTVGRTDLIGPESTDELAHAQYRSVHALADTLPDDTMIYPTHGFGSFCASVSSDEESDGTLGTERHANIALTASDEDAFVRDLVAGLDAFPKYYAQMGPLNTAGATAIDLSPPAEVDPVELARRIHRGEWVVDLRKRRDFAESHLAGTIGIELADGFSTYLGWLLPWGMPVTLLADTRDEITEAQQQLARIGIDRPTGAADGGIGSWSPDADRSSFGVVTFADLRDLDEPTVLDTRRNGEYADSHLRGATHIPLHELLSRLDEVPDGVVYVHCKSGYRASIATSLLDRAGHDVVLIDDSFDNATDSGIAVD
- a CDS encoding isopenicillin N synthase family dioxygenase — encoded protein: MTNNAVTNNAAIDRPDPYAVPDAEVPIVDLSTFDTDPDGLSKALCDACATVGFVSVAGHGVDADLIQRFFAISEEFFRLPLEEKLKFRSPNDLLFQGYACPGTGPGFHTSERQSFNVFKFDTVADAIANGYPADVGAVFYDAIWPERPAEFPAIWREYYAAIEHIASRLLRAFERGLGLADGWFAPHVKFSPSTLAANYYSNDIDSGHEPSPFRFPAHTDEDIFTILYQDEGPGSLQLHQRGEGWRNVVPVPGTFVVNIGELMARWTNDKLRATPHRVLAPKNPAEERPRMSAPFFFKPDLDAVIGPIPELLDAGEEPRYETYTGRGWLRRAQENIDSGYDTSKQFAEREAADPTLR
- a CDS encoding pyridoxamine 5'-phosphate oxidase family protein produces the protein MTARWRRSAPGRYIDLEWRNGDIYLEDGPDDWPRRGHEGVGGTFSLHEIRRRGEEWFEGYDGLYDDLLDDLAPQLQAIETRHGVVVTLSNDLVPLPTPCRFAFAGSKVYVYPSTAEPIEHLTAAPDASLLITAPDAGPAGAHRFAWARIQGAASVVDDPEWELDRVAELLAEKYGDDASTVVPTIRIDIAEWTTHVPDVSP
- a CDS encoding aromatic ring-hydroxylating oxygenase subunit alpha encodes the protein MTVTEHNDSSAPGAAREIGPSLYDQLRADPAPPPAPLLEESYEFRGDDDIPWTVYTSESYAEAEYEKMWARTWQWACHVDHIPEAGDYYVYDVGPHSALIVRGDDLQIRAFYNACMHRGTQLKPPGSCGFSNTLRCPFHGWTWELDGDIKEIPAKWDFPHVGEETHRLPELSVDAWGGFVWVNFDPQAEPLHDYLGVLPEHWADWGLEDRYIDTHVRKRLPCNWKAAAEAFLEAYHVRETHASGQLGDEVTTAYDVFEPNVSRFIHTTGLNSPLRNPPRTEQELMDRLVVRRGADPVTLDEGERARDRHARMVQEQMSKAHGLDYSGLSQAMTLDSIEYFVFPNTFLFPGLQLPMVYRFRPDPDSIDHSYFDLLMMRPRPVDGPAPMPPEVIELDIDDSYTIAEGLGGLGRVYDQDTANMAAQTRGFRSSNKRGQTLGNYQEVRARHLQERVRDHVGAYPDA